A window of the Canis lupus baileyi chromosome 1, mCanLup2.hap1, whole genome shotgun sequence genome harbors these coding sequences:
- the LOC140630353 gene encoding dnaJ homolog subfamily A member 1-like — MIILDQKDRALFTQPGEDLFMYTHIQLVEALCSFQNPVSTLDNQTTVITSQQGQIVKHGDIKCVLNEGMLIDCRPYEKGCLIMEFKVLKTFGECHGLNLCVPVQAICDGHPQFDDE, encoded by the exons ATGAtcattttagatcagaaggaccGTGCTCTGTTTACTCAGCCAGGAGAAGACCTATTCATGTATACGCATATACAGCTGGTCGAAGCACTGTGCAGCTTTCAAAACCCAGTATCTACTCTTGACAACCAAACCACTGTCATCACCTCTCAGCAAGGTCAGATTGTCAAGCACGGAGATATCAAGTGTGTGCTAAATGAAGGCATGCTAATTGATTGTAGACCATATGAGAAGGGTTGTCTCATCATGGAATTTAAG GTCTTGAAGACATTTGGAGAGTGTCATGGCCTGAATCTCTGTGTCCCTGTCCAAGCCATATGTGATGGTCATCCCCAGTTTGATG atgAATGA